One genomic window of Arachis hypogaea cultivar Tifrunner chromosome 8, arahy.Tifrunner.gnm2.J5K5, whole genome shotgun sequence includes the following:
- the LOC112705549 gene encoding uncharacterized protein: MEKLAYVLLFSLVLATPFRTALGQSFDSSSWTSFLGGGGGLSQDTLDQAKKALEASGTSVSDAASAAANVAASSGADGASAAKDLMASHGFGGVPVPPSMSDWVSQQSAIGGKAGNPSKAPSPSPSSVEDAAEEPAADETSGDEDGDNSTPSSSPSPSPSPSAAAPALASTSPSPSPSPSPSPSPSPALSPFAPESEPSDSDITEDDDEYSPSQAPSPFSLPRRLSPSYPPSYSPRQAPISAPTRSPAYAPTPREAPTPSSSSSSSSPSSSPVVAPTKAPPTVTPVVVEDDLSFGAPPAEHEIEENPEAARLDDLVGYLED, from the exons ATGGAAAAGTTAGCGTATGTTTTGTTATTTTCATTGGTTCTGGCAACGCCATTCCGTACAGCTTTGGGTCAGAGTTTTGATTCATCGTCATGGACGAGTTTCTTAGGCGGCGGTGGTGGTTTATCACAAGACACTCTTGACCAGGCTAAGAAGGCTTTGGAAGCTTCCGGTACCAGTGTCTCCGATGCTGCCAGTGCGGCCGCCAATGTCGCCGCTTCCAGTGGCGCTGATGGAGCTTCAGCTGCCAAAGATCTCATGGCTTCTCATGGTTTCGGCGGAGTACCTGTACCACCATCCATGTCTGACTGGGTTTCTCAGCAATCAGCCAT TGGCGGGAAAGCTGGAAATCCTTCCAAagcaccatcaccatcaccttcATCAGTTGAAGATGCAGCTGAAGAACCTGCAGCAGATGAGACGAGCGGTGATGAAGATGGTGATAATTCTacaccttcttcttctccttctccttctccttctccttctgctGCTGCTCCTGCACTAGCCTCAACCTCACCCTCACCCTCACCCTCAccctcaccatcaccatcaccatcaccagcaCTTTCACCATTTGCTCCGGAATCTGAACCATCAGATTCAGATATAACAGAAGACGACGATGAATATTCTCCATCACAGGCACCTTCCCCATTCAGTTTACCTAGGCGTCTATCACCATCATATCCACCATCATACTCACCAAGACAGGCACCAATATCTGCACCAACACGTTCACCAGCATATGCACCTACACCAAGAGAAGCACCGacgccttcttcttcttcttcttcttcttctccttcttcatctCCAGTGGTTGCTCCCACTAAGGCACCACCAACTGTTACACCTGTTGTAGTAGAAGATGATTTGTCATTCGGGGCACCACCAGCTGAACATGAGATAGAGGAGAACCCTGAAGCAGCACGATTAGACGATTTAGTTGGTTACCTAGAAGATTAG